A single Arachidicoccus sp. BS20 DNA region contains:
- a CDS encoding AraC family transcriptional regulator, which translates to MKETESIKEFYEQRFPDAFKTAPENTGAFRVFVKDKELDKNPPKYLRRDFYKITLIKGHNLFHYADKTLEVSGDTLVFSNPEVPYTFEPIAEETGGYFCIFKENFLSEYLRKGFRELPMYRIGGSPAFILDKTNSKKISLIFEKIIEESNSDFYFKYDLICNYVMEIIYTALKLQPSEKMYPNTDANTRITAVFMELLERQFPIENATQQFTMKGAKDFAQQLNIHINHLNRAVKATTGKTTSEIIYERLINEAKALLKHTDWNVAEIGFCLGFEDPTHFNHFFRKQTGAKPLEYRK; encoded by the coding sequence ATGAAAGAAACGGAATCCATAAAAGAATTTTATGAGCAGCGGTTTCCCGATGCTTTTAAGACTGCACCCGAAAATACGGGAGCATTTCGAGTGTTTGTAAAAGACAAAGAGCTGGACAAAAATCCACCAAAATATCTTCGCAGGGATTTCTATAAAATCACGTTGATTAAAGGTCATAACCTGTTTCATTACGCTGATAAAACATTGGAAGTGTCTGGCGATACGCTGGTCTTTTCCAATCCCGAAGTGCCTTATACATTCGAGCCGATTGCGGAGGAAACGGGCGGATATTTTTGCATCTTCAAAGAAAATTTTCTCAGCGAATATCTTCGGAAAGGTTTTCGCGAATTGCCGATGTACAGAATCGGAGGAAGCCCTGCATTCATTTTGGACAAAACAAACAGCAAAAAGATAAGCCTCATTTTTGAGAAGATAATTGAAGAAAGTAATTCGGATTTTTATTTCAAGTACGATTTGATTTGCAACTATGTGATGGAAATTATTTATACGGCGTTGAAGTTGCAACCGTCCGAAAAAATGTACCCGAACACAGATGCCAATACCAGAATTACAGCCGTGTTTATGGAATTACTGGAAAGGCAATTTCCGATAGAAAACGCCACACAACAATTTACCATGAAAGGTGCGAAAGATTTTGCACAGCAACTAAACATTCACATCAATCATTTGAACAGAGCCGTAAAAGCAACAACAGGAAAAACCACCTCCGAAATCATTTATGAAAGGCTGATTAACGAAGCCAAAGCGTTACTGAAACATACCGACTGGAATGTAGCTGAAATAGGCTTCTGTCTTGGTTTTGAAGACCCGACACATTTCAATCATTTCTTCAGAAAACAAACAGGGGCAAAGCCTTTGGAATACAGAAAATAA
- a CDS encoding Maf family nucleotide pyrophosphatase, whose translation MIILASKSPRRKQLLEQAEIPFEIITLDTDENFPDNLSIEEVPVFIAQQKAKAVAALHSGETILAADTIVTIGNAIIGKPKDRTDAIHILQQLSGKTHRVITGVAIISENGEESFYDITEVEFHLLRNEQIEFYVDKYQPYDKAGAYAIQEWIGVVGIKKINGDFYNVMGLPVSRVVRVLQKL comes from the coding sequence ATGATTATTCTTGCATCCAAATCGCCGCGCAGAAAACAATTATTGGAACAGGCAGAAATACCTTTTGAAATAATTACACTTGACACAGATGAAAATTTTCCCGACAATTTGAGCATCGAAGAAGTGCCCGTTTTCATTGCGCAGCAAAAAGCAAAAGCCGTTGCCGCATTACATTCCGGCGAAACGATTCTTGCTGCAGATACCATTGTAACGATTGGTAATGCAATAATCGGCAAACCCAAAGACCGAACAGATGCGATTCATATTTTACAACAACTGTCCGGGAAAACACATCGCGTAATCACAGGCGTAGCAATAATTTCTGAGAATGGGGAAGAAAGTTTTTACGATATAACCGAAGTAGAATTTCATTTACTTAGGAACGAACAAATAGAATTTTATGTAGATAAATACCAGCCTTACGATAAAGCCGGCGCCTATGCCATCCAGGAATGGATAGGTGTTGTCGGCATCAAAAAAATTAACGGCGATTTTTACAATGTAATGGGCTTGCCTGTAAGCCGCGTGGTACGAGTATTACAGAAGTTGTAG
- a CDS encoding helix-turn-helix domain-containing protein, whose translation MPIIINLDVMMAKRKMSLNELSEKVGITLSNLSILKNGKAKAVRLETLEAICKALNCQPGDILEYVEE comes from the coding sequence ATGCCGATAATTATCAACTTAGATGTAATGATGGCGAAGCGCAAAATGTCGCTGAACGAGCTGAGCGAAAAAGTAGGCATTACGTTATCGAATTTATCTATACTTAAAAACGGAAAAGCCAAAGCCGTGAGATTAGAAACGCTTGAAGCCATTTGTAAAGCGCTAAACTGTCAGCCCGGCGATATTCTGGAATATGTCGAAGAATGA
- the rimM gene encoding ribosome maturation factor RimM (Essential for efficient processing of 16S rRNA), with protein sequence MDYIHVGKIVATHGVQGDIIITHALNKKTDLKNIEALFVEESKDSYIPYFIEKAKAKNEEEIICKLEGINSKESAHRFIRKNVWLAENDFAKIADGNTPIALLGYLVINEDEPLSKVEEVIEQPHQLLLRIVLNEKDVFIPIHEETLDKIDRKKQEIHVTLPDGLLDIYLED encoded by the coding sequence TTGGATTATATACACGTTGGTAAAATTGTTGCTACGCACGGTGTTCAGGGCGACATCATCATTACGCACGCGCTGAACAAAAAAACAGATTTAAAAAATATCGAAGCATTGTTTGTGGAAGAAAGTAAAGACAGTTACATTCCTTACTTTATTGAAAAAGCTAAAGCCAAAAACGAAGAAGAAATCATTTGTAAATTAGAAGGCATTAATTCCAAAGAATCGGCGCATCGTTTTATCAGAAAAAATGTATGGCTTGCCGAAAATGATTTTGCAAAAATTGCCGATGGCAACACTCCTATCGCGCTGCTTGGCTATCTCGTAATTAATGAAGACGAGCCATTATCAAAAGTGGAAGAAGTGATTGAACAGCCGCATCAGCTTTTATTAAGAATTGTGCTAAACGAAAAAGATGTATTCATTCCTATTCATGAAGAAACGCTCGATAAAATCGACAGAAAAAAACAGGAAATACACGTTACACTTCCCGATGGATTGCTTGATATTTACTTAGAGGATTAA
- the bioB gene encoding biotin synthase BioB, whose product MDNSIKTNWTKEEIIAIYNKPFLELVYEAASIHRQFHDPNKIQISSLISIKTGGCPEDCGYCPQAARYHTNITTNDLMSVSQVKAQALRAKQHGISRVCLGAAWRNVKDGEEFDQVLDMVRSITKLDMEVCCTLGMLTENQAKRLEEAGLYAYNHNIDSSEDYYKEVISTRGFEDRLQTIDNVRKTSITICSGGIIGMGESVDDRCDMLRILANMTPQPESVPINALVAVEGTPLEEQQPVSIFEMVRMVATARIVIPRTQVRLSAGRTSMSHEGQTLCFLAGASSIFAGDKLLTTPNPDINDDKKLFDALGIVPQAPFEKHAKREVVEKENAHYHALGENPRWTRPSHTIERNEAKKEKAKSV is encoded by the coding sequence ATGGACAACTCGATAAAAACAAACTGGACTAAAGAAGAAATTATTGCGATATACAATAAACCGTTTCTGGAATTGGTCTATGAAGCGGCAAGCATTCATCGGCAGTTTCACGACCCGAATAAAATTCAAATCAGTTCGTTGATTTCAATTAAAACGGGCGGTTGCCCCGAAGATTGCGGTTATTGTCCGCAGGCAGCGCGTTATCATACAAATATTACAACGAACGATTTGATGTCTGTTTCGCAAGTGAAAGCGCAGGCTTTGCGTGCGAAGCAGCATGGCATTTCGCGCGTGTGTCTGGGTGCGGCTTGGCGCAATGTAAAAGACGGAGAAGAATTTGATCAGGTGTTGGATATGGTTCGATCCATTACAAAATTGGATATGGAAGTTTGTTGTACGCTTGGAATGCTAACGGAAAACCAGGCGAAGCGTTTGGAAGAAGCAGGCTTGTATGCGTACAATCATAACATTGACAGTTCGGAAGATTATTATAAAGAAGTTATTTCTACACGCGGCTTTGAAGACCGTTTGCAAACAATAGATAATGTGCGCAAAACGTCCATTACGATTTGCTCCGGCGGCATTATCGGTATGGGCGAAAGCGTGGATGACCGCTGCGATATGTTACGCATTCTGGCGAATATGACACCGCAACCGGAAAGCGTTCCAATCAATGCTTTGGTGGCTGTTGAAGGAACGCCGCTGGAAGAGCAGCAGCCCGTTTCGATTTTTGAAATGGTGCGTATGGTAGCAACGGCGCGTATTGTGATTCCAAGAACACAAGTGCGTTTATCAGCAGGCAGAACGTCTATGTCGCACGAAGGACAAACCTTATGTTTTCTTGCAGGTGCAAGCTCTATTTTCGCAGGCGATAAATTATTGACTACGCCAAATCCTGATATTAACGACGACAAGAAATTGTTCGATGCTTTGGGCATTGTGCCGCAAGCGCCGTTTGAAAAACACGCAAAGCGTGAAGTGGTGGAAAAAGAAAATGCACATTATCACGCGCTCGGCGAAAACCCGCGTTGGACAAGACCTTCACATACGATTGAACGTAACGAAGCGAAGAAAGAAAAAGCGAAAAGTGTCTGA
- a CDS encoding DUF2975 domain-containing protein, translating into MKPPFVFRFLKTSINVLYYFMISVCILFVVAALIKTAVPDKSFGDFGFGTDKFDVISFSHKQESSFIYSVDTIVRYRQPENNFSVQVKMNSGMGLYVLSVQFFSLILAVIVLGIFRKIFKEMDLGNPFNYKLIRRLRSLALFFVIIDILKLINYFIFNFLLYAHLPDQHFALSLSIGTGLVIGAIIWLISIIFQRGLELQQDKDLTI; encoded by the coding sequence ATGAAGCCTCCTTTTGTTTTTCGCTTTCTTAAAACATCTATAAATGTGCTCTATTATTTTATGATAAGTGTGTGTATTTTATTTGTTGTCGCTGCACTTATTAAAACCGCGGTACCGGATAAATCTTTTGGAGATTTTGGTTTTGGTACGGATAAATTCGATGTGATTTCTTTTAGCCACAAACAAGAATCTTCTTTTATTTATTCTGTGGATACTATTGTTCGCTATCGGCAACCGGAGAATAATTTTAGTGTTCAGGTAAAAATGAACTCCGGTATGGGTTTGTATGTCTTATCCGTGCAATTCTTTTCTTTAATTCTGGCTGTTATTGTACTGGGGATTTTTAGAAAAATATTTAAAGAAATGGATTTAGGCAATCCTTTTAATTATAAGTTGATAAGAAGATTGAGAAGCCTTGCTTTGTTTTTTGTCATCATTGATATTTTGAAGTTAATTAATTATTTTATATTCAACTTCCTGCTTTACGCTCATCTACCGGACCAACATTTTGCGCTGTCACTGAGTATTGGTACCGGCTTGGTTATTGGCGCTATTATTTGGCTCATTTCTATCATTTTTCAAAGAGGCTTGGAACTTCAACAGGATAAAGATTTAACTATTTAA
- a CDS encoding UxaA family hydrolase, giving the protein MSEHIYKVIHVHPKDNVLVALQDLKAGENILFNHEHYILKEDIPAKHKFFMNDMQQGDEIIMYGVLVGKAQTFIPQGARMTTENTKHAAEPFFYRHVDYHWHKPDASKFEGRTFDGYHRSDGRVGTANYWLFLPTVFCENRNLDVIKEALHNELGYAVTDKYKSYTHNLLSLYQQGGDVLKNDIAVKEADVHTNRIFPNVDGIKFLNHQGGCGGTRQDANTLSKLLAAYADHPNVAGVTVLSLGCQHLQVKNFLDDLKERNPKFDKPMLIFEQQQAQSEEQLIKDAIKQTFLGLIEINKLERKSAPLNALTIGVKCGGSDGFSGISANPAVGYAADLLVALGGKILLAEFPELCGVEQNLIDRTKDKAAAEKFIHLMTTYNAQAESVGSGFYMNPSPGNIKDGLITDAIKSAGAAKKGGTAPVADVLDYTEPATKAGLSLVCTPGNDVEATTGKAAAGATLILFTTGLGTPTGNPVCPVIKVATNSALANRMKDIIDIDTGSIIRGEKTIHEMGEEILEYCIKAASGEIIPKAVQLNQDDFIPWKRGVSL; this is encoded by the coding sequence ATGAGTGAACATATTTATAAAGTAATTCACGTTCATCCGAAAGACAATGTACTCGTGGCTTTACAGGATTTGAAAGCAGGCGAAAATATTTTATTCAATCACGAGCATTATATTTTAAAAGAAGATATTCCTGCGAAGCATAAATTTTTCATGAACGATATGCAGCAGGGCGATGAAATTATTATGTACGGTGTATTGGTCGGGAAAGCGCAAACGTTCATTCCGCAAGGCGCACGCATGACAACGGAAAACACCAAGCACGCGGCAGAGCCGTTCTTTTATCGCCATGTAGATTATCATTGGCATAAACCAGATGCGTCGAAGTTTGAAGGCAGAACATTCGACGGTTATCATCGCAGTGATGGTCGTGTAGGCACGGCAAATTATTGGTTGTTTTTACCGACGGTTTTTTGTGAGAACAGAAATTTGGATGTCATCAAAGAAGCGCTGCATAATGAATTGGGCTATGCCGTTACAGATAAATACAAAAGTTATACGCATAATTTATTGTCGCTGTATCAACAAGGCGGCGATGTTTTGAAAAATGATATTGCCGTAAAAGAAGCCGATGTTCACACCAATAGAATCTTCCCAAATGTAGATGGCATCAAGTTTCTGAACCACCAAGGCGGTTGTGGCGGCACACGGCAAGATGCAAATACTTTGAGTAAATTATTAGCCGCTTATGCCGACCATCCGAATGTTGCGGGCGTTACGGTATTGAGTTTAGGTTGCCAGCATTTGCAGGTAAAAAACTTTTTGGATGATTTGAAAGAACGCAATCCGAAGTTTGATAAACCGATGTTGATTTTTGAACAACAACAAGCGCAAAGCGAAGAACAATTGATTAAAGATGCGATTAAGCAAACCTTTTTAGGCTTGATTGAAATTAATAAATTGGAAAGAAAATCTGCGCCGTTAAACGCACTCACAATCGGTGTGAAATGCGGCGGCAGCGATGGTTTCAGCGGAATCTCGGCAAATCCGGCGGTGGGTTATGCAGCAGATTTATTGGTGGCTTTAGGCGGGAAAATTTTATTGGCAGAGTTTCCCGAACTCTGCGGCGTTGAACAGAATTTAATCGACAGAACAAAAGATAAAGCCGCCGCAGAAAAGTTCATTCATCTGATGACGACTTATAATGCGCAAGCCGAAAGCGTAGGTTCTGGTTTTTATATGAATCCTTCGCCGGGCAATATCAAAGACGGTTTAATAACCGATGCGATTAAAAGCGCAGGCGCCGCAAAAAAAGGCGGAACAGCGCCGGTCGCAGATGTTCTCGATTACACAGAACCCGCAACCAAAGCGGGTTTGAGCCTTGTGTGTACGCCGGGCAATGATGTGGAAGCAACTACAGGAAAAGCCGCAGCAGGCGCGACTTTGATTTTGTTTACCACAGGTTTAGGAACGCCTACGGGCAATCCTGTTTGTCCTGTAATCAAAGTGGCGACGAACTCTGCATTGGCAAACCGAATGAAAGATATTATCGATATTGACACAGGCTCAATTATTCGCGGCGAAAAAACCATTCATGAAATGGGCGAGGAAATTCTGGAATATTGTATCAAAGCCGCAAGCGGCGAAATCATTCCAAAAGCCGTGCAATTAAATCAGGACGATTTTATTCCGTGGAAACGCGGCGTAAGTTTGTAA
- a CDS encoding methyltransferase family protein — MKQRNSPGIYIPVPIFYAAFFFFAYLLQNEFSIAYKLLQTEASDIVGWIFIVAGLAHVGAAWIQFIRTSNSVTTIKPANNLQTGGVYKFSRNPMYIGFFFMYFGAAFIWGNWWTFIVSPFLVLVIDLYVVNREEKYLRRKFGHDYKEYKKNVRKWL; from the coding sequence ATGAAACAAAGAAATAGTCCCGGCATTTATATTCCCGTTCCAATATTTTATGCAGCGTTTTTCTTCTTTGCGTATTTACTGCAAAATGAGTTTTCCATCGCTTATAAACTCTTGCAAACAGAGGCTTCCGATATTGTCGGCTGGATATTTATTGTTGCAGGACTTGCGCACGTAGGTGCGGCGTGGATACAATTTATACGCACAAGCAATAGTGTTACAACCATTAAACCGGCAAATAATTTACAAACCGGAGGCGTGTATAAGTTCAGTCGAAACCCAATGTACATCGGTTTTTTCTTCATGTATTTTGGCGCGGCATTTATTTGGGGCAATTGGTGGACGTTTATCGTGTCGCCGTTTCTTGTACTTGTGATTGACTTGTATGTTGTAAACAGGGAAGAAAAATATCTGCGCAGAAAATTTGGACACGATTATAAGGAGTATAAAAAGAACGTAAGAAAATGGTTGTGA
- a CDS encoding DUF2975 domain-containing protein, whose product MKKIINRFVNAFSIGALMILSFIYAVFFFVSLAYGIFGWKLNEHYKGLYLSKGSYVTGFYFEGIPLQLRSGSMVLPEKNTFKYDSVMFAKNDMQHWHDSLAQKINYRWSYKSDLQGSEVDNFTVDEFTVYVKPHDFKSRIALLLPRLIECLFWSFVCWNGAMFLDRIKQRVSFDENQIFRLRLIGIAAVIYGIIMCVVDAFLSYYVFFVDYNIAPNATMTFYGQRKQSDVFYWIIVGAIFLIVTNAFRQGRELQQEQDLTI is encoded by the coding sequence ATGAAAAAAATAATCAACCGTTTTGTCAATGCTTTTTCTATCGGCGCTTTAATGATTCTAAGTTTTATATATGCTGTATTCTTTTTCGTGTCGCTCGCCTACGGAATTTTTGGCTGGAAATTAAACGAACATTATAAAGGGCTTTACTTATCCAAAGGCTCTTATGTTACGGGATTCTATTTTGAAGGAATACCGCTTCAATTACGAAGCGGAAGCATGGTTTTGCCGGAGAAAAATACTTTTAAATATGATTCTGTAATGTTTGCAAAAAATGATATGCAGCATTGGCACGATTCGCTGGCGCAAAAAATAAATTATAGGTGGAGTTATAAGTCTGATTTGCAAGGTAGTGAAGTTGATAATTTTACTGTAGATGAATTTACTGTTTATGTTAAGCCGCACGATTTTAAAAGCAGAATAGCATTGCTTCTTCCCCGTTTAATCGAGTGCCTTTTTTGGAGTTTTGTATGCTGGAACGGAGCAATGTTTTTAGACAGAATAAAGCAACGCGTTTCCTTCGATGAAAACCAGATTTTCAGGTTAAGGCTTATTGGTATTGCAGCCGTTATTTACGGTATTATAATGTGCGTTGTAGATGCATTTCTTTCTTACTATGTTTTCTTTGTCGATTATAACATTGCGCCCAATGCGACCATGACTTTTTATGGTCAGCGAAAACAAAGCGATGTATTTTATTGGATAATTGTCGGAGCTATATTTTTAATTGTAACAAATGCTTTCAGGCAAGGACGGGAATTACAACAGGAACAAGATTTAACTATTTAA
- a CDS encoding SDR family oxidoreductase → MELKNKTALITGASSGIGNATAMKLSEAGVKVGLAARRTDKLEILKKQIEEKGGEAIVVEMNVADTVSVQNGVKAFINNFGRIDILFNNAGVMPVSNIDQFKTEEWNTMIDVNIKGVLNVTGTVLPYMIQQQSGHIFNTSSIAGRKVFGPGYTVYSATKFFVSSFSEGLRMEISKKHNIRVTSIQPGGVLTELMEQTTDPDKKTEMLAYRNSIKFLEPTDIADALLYAVTAPTHVNVAEIFILPTEQI, encoded by the coding sequence ATGGAACTAAAAAACAAAACGGCTCTTATTACAGGAGCATCAAGCGGAATAGGCAATGCCACGGCAATGAAATTATCAGAGGCAGGTGTTAAAGTAGGACTCGCCGCAAGGCGCACTGATAAACTCGAAATTCTAAAGAAACAAATCGAAGAAAAAGGCGGGGAAGCAATCGTTGTTGAAATGAATGTTGCCGATACAGTTTCTGTACAAAATGGCGTTAAAGCATTCATTAATAATTTCGGCAGAATTGATATTCTCTTCAATAACGCAGGTGTGATGCCGGTAAGCAATATCGACCAATTTAAGACAGAGGAATGGAACACAATGATTGATGTGAACATCAAAGGTGTATTAAATGTAACGGGAACTGTATTGCCTTATATGATTCAACAACAGTCCGGGCATATTTTCAATACTTCATCTATTGCAGGCAGAAAGGTTTTTGGTCCCGGATACACAGTTTATTCTGCAACCAAGTTCTTTGTTTCTTCATTCAGCGAGGGTTTGCGTATGGAGATTAGCAAAAAACACAATATCCGTGTTACCAGTATTCAGCCCGGCGGTGTTCTTACCGAGTTAATGGAGCAAACAACCGACCCGGATAAAAAAACGGAAATGCTTGCTTATCGTAATTCCATAAAATTTTTAGAACCCACAGATATTGCCGATGCTTTGTTGTATGCAGTAACCGCGCCTACGCACGTGAATGTGGCGGAAATATTTATTCTGCCTACGGAACAGATTTAA
- a CDS encoding chloride channel protein: MRKKIIRTHYWKLVAFSFLTGLIATLLAYSLKIITGYFEDEIFAKAAKHPVLYIFLPTIGITAIYFSRKIFFKNKQNKGIKEIYQTIDERKNELPFFKIPSHYINGLLTVMFGGSTGVEVSTVVATATVGSVTRKKAKVSKQFKIEMICAGVAAGIATLFASPLAGLLFSIEVIARKFYKTVLISCLCAVSVSWLFIHFVAHETLFDFSVYDWKIQALPFMIVLSVLSGLLAVYFTKSVIFIKEKFGNIQNNFLRVNIGALIVGLSILMFPQLFGDSYRAIPQLLSQVHQQGYSLIFTLILLAIIFLKPIVASLTLGAGGDGGVFAPSIVAGAVLGMLVAVVCNQYFHTHLIVLNFALIGAAAMLSAAIHAPFTALFLVCGLVPNGFILFIPVMLGSFVAKYTAKTFFAYTVYSYKGKKSLNVVAAINDNH, from the coding sequence ATGCGCAAGAAAATCATAAGAACACATTACTGGAAACTGGTTGCGTTTTCTTTCCTCACAGGACTGATTGCAACACTCCTCGCCTATTCACTGAAAATAATTACAGGATATTTTGAGGACGAAATTTTTGCCAAAGCTGCTAAGCATCCCGTCTTATATATTTTTCTTCCGACCATCGGCATCACGGCAATTTATTTTTCAAGAAAAATATTTTTTAAAAATAAACAAAACAAAGGCATCAAAGAAATTTATCAAACCATTGATGAACGGAAGAATGAATTGCCGTTTTTCAAAATTCCTTCGCACTACATCAATGGTTTATTAACCGTAATGTTTGGCGGCTCCACAGGCGTGGAAGTTTCCACCGTGGTGGCAACGGCAACCGTAGGCTCGGTTACGCGAAAGAAAGCGAAAGTGAGCAAACAATTTAAAATAGAAATGATATGCGCAGGCGTTGCTGCGGGCATCGCTACGTTGTTTGCAAGTCCGCTTGCAGGTTTGTTGTTTTCGATAGAAGTAATCGCACGAAAATTTTATAAAACCGTTTTAATAAGTTGTCTTTGCGCCGTTTCGGTTTCGTGGTTGTTTATTCATTTTGTTGCGCACGAAACATTGTTTGATTTTTCTGTGTATGATTGGAAAATACAGGCTTTGCCGTTTATGATTGTACTTAGCGTTTTAAGCGGATTGCTCGCCGTTTATTTTACCAAAAGCGTCATTTTTATAAAAGAAAAGTTCGGTAATATCCAAAACAATTTTCTTCGAGTAAACATCGGTGCATTGATTGTCGGCTTATCAATTTTGATGTTTCCGCAATTGTTCGGCGACAGCTATCGTGCCATTCCTCAATTGCTTTCGCAAGTGCATCAGCAAGGCTATTCTTTGATTTTTACTTTGATACTTTTAGCGATTATTTTTCTCAAACCAATTGTCGCTTCATTGACTTTAGGTGCTGGCGGAGACGGCGGCGTATTTGCGCCAAGCATTGTTGCGGGCGCGGTTTTGGGAATGTTGGTCGCGGTTGTTTGTAATCAGTATTTTCACACGCATTTGATTGTGCTGAACTTTGCGTTAATCGGCGCAGCGGCAATGCTGAGTGCAGCTATTCATGCGCCTTTCACGGCTTTGTTTCTTGTATGTGGATTGGTGCCGAACGGCTTTATTTTATTCATTCCTGTTATGCTCGGAAGCTTTGTTGCGAAGTACACGGCGAAAACATTTTTTGCTTATACTGTGTATAGCTACAAAGGGAAAAAGAGCTTAAACGTAGTTGCTGCAATAAACGATAATCATTAG